CGCCGCCGGTGGTGGAGACCGAGACGTCCTGCGGCAGCCGGGAGAGCGACACCCGCTCGTCGCCGCCCTCCACCACGAGCGCCACCCCCGGCGGCAGGTGGACGGTGTAACGGGCGCCGCAGGAGCCGAAGAAGACCGTGCAGTCGGTACTGAGCGCCAGCCTGCCGTTCTCGAGCGTCCACTGCGACTTGCCGGGTTCTCCGGCGGTGCCCTGCAGCCAGCGCTCCACCTTCACCCCCGAGGCGTCGCCGGGGACCACGCGCAGGTCGCCCACCCTGGAGGTGATCGTCAGGGACGTCCCGCCGAGCGGGAAGGTCCGGGCCTCGTGCCGCTCGGTCCTGTCGAGCTGGAAACCGCAGGCGCTCAGGCTGATCAGCCCCGCCGCGGCCAGTGCCGTCATCCGCTTCATGGCAGCGATCGTGTCGCCGATCTCCGCCGGTGCTATCGGCCATCCGGACGATCTGCCATCGGCCGATCGTCCAGAGCGATCACAGGGCGGACAGCAGCCCCTCGACGTGGGCGAGCGGGTCGTCGCCGACGGGGCGCAGCACGACGGTGCCCGCGCCGGCGGCCCAGAGCGCCTTGACGGCCGCGGCCGCCTGCGCGGGCGTGCCCTCGGCGGCGAACACCTCGGCCGGGTCGACCGACAGGAACCGCGCCGCGCCCACCTTCGGCCCCGCCAACTCCGCGGTGTCGCCGACGCACAGGAACGCGAAGACGATCAGCTCGTGCTCGCCCGCAGGCGAGATCCGCTCAAGCGCCGGGGCGATGGCGGCCGGGCCGAAACCCTCGGGCAGGATCGTGCCCTGCGCCACCCTGCCCGACACGGCCAGCGAGCGAGGGCCCTTCACCCCCGCCACGACCGGCGGGACGACCGCCGGCGGGTGCACCAGCCGCACGCCGTCGAGCCGGTCGTTCGTCACCGTCTCGCCGCGCAGCAGCGCCCGCACCGACGTGATCGTCTCCTCCAGCAGCGTCAGGGGGGACGTCGCGGCGGCGCCGACCTGGC
This window of the Nonomuraea africana genome carries:
- a CDS encoding DUF4097 family beta strand repeat-containing protein; translated protein: MKRMTALAAAGLISLSACGFQLDRTERHEARTFPLGGTSLTITSRVGDLRVVPGDASGVKVERWLQGTAGEPGKSQWTLENGRLALSTDCTVFFGSCGARYTVHLPPGVALVVEGGDERVSLSRLPQDVSVSTTGGDITAEGLSGTLRLRTHEGTIRSRATRSADVRARSRDGDISVGFAAPPGKVDTQSRAGGVVVSVPEGEYGITVVSRNGRSRTEIKDAGDGSARTIVARSEDGDVRVTRT
- a CDS encoding LLM class flavin-dependent oxidoreductase, encoding MRLGVMFDRDLPPERLIPFARALDSKVDDLWVVEDLGWTGGLTSAAAALAATSALRVGLGIAPAPLRNPMLLAMEFANLARLFPSRFVGGVGHGVQEWMRQVGAAATSPLTLLEETITSVRALLRGETVTNDRLDGVRLVHPPAVVPPVVAGVKGPRSLAVSGRVAQGTILPEGFGPAAIAPALERISPAGEHELIVFAFLCVGDTAELAGPKVGAARFLSVDPAEVFAAEGTPAQAAAAVKALWAAGAGTVVLRPVGDDPLAHVEGLLSAL